Proteins from one Triticum aestivum cultivar Chinese Spring chromosome 7A, IWGSC CS RefSeq v2.1, whole genome shotgun sequence genomic window:
- the LOC123154284 gene encoding activator of 90 kDa heat shock protein ATPase homolog: protein MAKFGEGDARWIVQERADGANVHNWHWAERDCLDWSRALLSKLLAGLPVLSGEGGLTLRTTTLDKLDGEAYVNIRKGKVIPGYELSLTLAWEADATTESGVVKVTGTAEVPYLADENADEDPELRITVRGDDGPLARRAKDAFIAHGKPLVITKIRDYVAAMANGGPAKDEIDSKKISTKAAPAAGGAAVAPAPSVKVTAAPVQAPAAKEKKANGKDKEGFKTIEMTEKFNCRSKDIYEILMDDNRWKGFTQSNARISKDVGGQFSLFDGSITGVNEELQEGKLIVQKWRFGSWADGVHSTVRLVFDEPESGVTTIKLKQTDVPEEDRYGNSTVVENTERGWKELIFQRIRAVFGFGV from the exons ATGGCGAAGTTCGGCGAGGGCGACGCTCGGTGGATCGTGCAGGAGCGCGCCGACGGTGCCAACGTCCACAACTGGCACTGGGCGGAGCGCGACTGTCTCGACTGGTCTCGCGCGCTTCTCTCCAAGCTCCTCGCGGGCCTCCCCGTCCTCTCCGGAGAGGGCGGCCTCACCCTCCGCACCACCACCCTCGACAAGCTCGATGGCGAGGCCTACGTCAACATCCGCAAGGGCAAGGTCATCCCAGGGTACGAGCTTTCCCTCACGCTCGCCTGGGAGGCCGATGCCACAACCGAGTCGGGGGTCGTCAAGGTCACCGGCACCGCTGAGGTACCCTACCTCGCTGACGAGAACGCCGACGAGGACCCCGAACTCCGCATCACTGTTCGCGGTGACGACGGCCCCCTCGCGCGCCGGGCCAAGGATGCCTTCATCGCCCATGGCAAGCCTCTGGTTATTACGAAGATCCGGGATTATGTCGCCGCCATGGCGAATGGTGGCCCCGCCAAGGACGAGATAGATTCTAAGAAGATTTCCACCAAGGCTGCCCCAGCGGCCGGTGGCGCAGCTGTTGCTCCTGCTCCTTCAGTGAAGGTAACAGCAGCGCCAGTGCAGGCGCCAGCAGCTAAGGAGAAGAAGGCGAATGGCAAGGATAAGGAAGGATTCAAGACTATCGAGATGACAGAGAAGTTCAACTGCCGCTCCAAGGACATCTATGAGATCTTGATGGATGACAACAGGTGGAAGGGTTTCACACAGAGCAATGCGAGGATCAGCAAGGATGTTGGTGGGCAGTTTAGCCTCTTTGATGGGTCCATCACAGGTGTTAATGAGGAGCTGCAGGAAGGGAAGCTGATCGTGCAGAAATGGCGGTTTGGGAGCTGGGCTGATGGCGTCCATTCTACA GTCAGGTTGGTGTTTGATGAGCCTGAGTCAGGAGTGACAACAATAAAGCTCAAACAAACTGATGTGCCAGAGGAAGACAG GTATGGGAACTCAACCGTGGTGGAGAACACTGAGAGAGGCTGGAAAGAGCTCATCTTCCAGAGGATACGTGCAGTGTTCGGTTTTGGGGTCTGA